The proteins below come from a single Alnus glutinosa chromosome 9, dhAlnGlut1.1, whole genome shotgun sequence genomic window:
- the LOC133876663 gene encoding DNA topoisomerase 6 subunit B: METTGGSSESPPEPKKGKSKTPRKAKESVLKQKSPAEFFAENKNIAGFDNPGKCLYTTVRELVENSLDSAESISELPVVEVTIEEIGKSKFNSMIGLVDRERVDEALYDDYETAKAREKRLAKQARAQETQAKNASLGKKVKEPPVSKGMKGRGEASFYKVTCKDNGRGMPHDDIPNMFGRVLSGTKYGLKQTRGKFGLGAKMALIWSKMSTGLPIEISSAMKGQNYVSFCRLDIDIHRNIPHIHVHEKRDSKDRGHGAEIQVVIEGNWTTYRSKILHYMRQMAVITPYAQFLFKFVSDVPEKNVTIRFARRTDVMPPVPLETKHHPSAVDLLLIKRLITETSKQNLLQFLQHEFVNIPKSYAERLIGEMGSDFSPKMAAKSLTSQQIVRIHQLFRQAKFDDPSGDCLSPAGEYNLRLGIIKELHPDIVATYSGSAQVFEGHPFIVEAGVSVGGKDVKQGLNIFRFANRIPLLFEQGADVVTRTALKRINWSSYKINYSQDKIGVFVSIVSTKIPFKGTGKEYIGDDISEIATAVKSAIQQCCIQLKSKIMKKMQAREQQERKRNLSRYIPDATGAVYDVLRDMAQSHASKKKRYDDDEDAELLRKVSARLITKETLREKLAQHVEQVDYEMALEYATQSGVSEEPREAMYIQSLEAENKFIDLRSPIFVFRLLQ, from the exons ATGGAGACCACCGGAGGTAGCAGCGAGAGCCCACCGGAGCCGAAGAAAGGCAAATCGAAAACCCCAAGAAAAGCTAAGGAAAGCGTTCTCAAGCAGA AGTCTCCAGCTGAGTTCTTCGCCGAGAACAAGAACATTGCTGGGTTTGATAAT CCTGGGAAATGCCTTTACACTACTGTTAGAGAACTTGTTGAGAATTCACTTGATTCTGCAGAGTCCATATCTGAGCTTCCTGTGGTGGAAGTAACAAT TGAAGAGATAGGGAAGAGCAAGTTTAATTCTATGATCGGTCTTGTTGATCGTGAACGAGTTGATGAGGCATTATATGATGACTATGAAACAGCTAAGGCTCGAGAG AAACGACTAGCCAAGCAAGCTCGAGCTCAAGAAACACAAGCGAAGAATGCTTCCCTTGGGAAGAAAGTCAAAGAACCTCCAGTATCAAAGGGTATGAAGGGTCGAGGCGAGGCTTCATTTTACAAGGTGACATGTAAG GATAATGGGAGAGGAATGCCACATGATGACATCCCAAATATGTTTGGACGAG TTCTGTCTGGGACAAAATATGGCTTAAAGCAAACGCGGGGAAAGTTTGGTCTTGGTGCAAAGATG GCACTGATTTGGTCTAAGATGAGTACAGGACTTCCTATAGAGATCTCGTCAGCAATGAAGGGCCAAAATTATGTTTCATTCTGCAGACTGGATATAGATATTCATCG GAATATTCCTCACATTCATGTACATGAAAAACGAGACAGCAAGGATCGGGGGCATGGAGCTGAAATTCAAGTAGTCATTGAGGGAAATTGGACAACTTACCGT TCGAAGATCTTGCATTACATGCGACAAATGGCTGTCATAACCCCTTATGCCCAATTCCTTTTTAAGTTTGTCTCAGATGTACCTGa GAAGAATGTCACAATAAGATTTGCCAGGAGAACAGACGTAATGCCTCCAGTTCCTCTTGAGACAAAGCACCATCCCTCAGCTGTTGATTTGCTGCTAATCAAACGCCTGATCACGGAAACTTCAAAACAGAACCTTTTGCAGTTTCTGCAGCATGAATTTGTGAATATACCTAAATCATATGCTGAACGATTGATTG GAGAAATGGGCTCAGATTTTAGCCCAAAAATGGCTGCCAAGTCTCTAACATCTCAACAAATAGTTCGCATCCATCAGTTGTTTCGTCAAGCTAAGTTTGATGACCCTAGTGGTGAT TGTCTTAGTCCTGCAGGCGAATACAATCTTCGTCTTGGAATTATAAAGGAGCTGCATCCAGACATTGTTGCAACTTATTCAGGCAG TGCTCAAGTATTTGAAGGCCACCCATTCATTGTGGAAGCTGGTGTTAGTGTGGGAGGAAAAGATGTTAAGCAA GGTTTGAACATATTCCGATTTGCAAACCGCATTCCACTTCTTTTTGAGCAAGGTGCTGATGTTGTCACCAGGACTGCCCTTAAGAGAATCAA TTGGAGTAGTTACAAGATCAACTATTCACAAGATAAAATTGGTGTTTTTGTGAGCATTGTGAGCACAAAAATCCCCTTTAAAGGCACCGGGAAAGAGTATATTGGAGACGACATAAGTGAAATAGCTACTGCTGTCAAG TCTGCTATTCAGCAATGTTGCATCCAgctaaaatccaaaataatgaagaagatgcaggCACGTGAGCAGCAGGAGAGAAAACGAAATTTAAGCAG GTATATCCCTGATGCTACGGGTGCTGTTTATGATGTTTTGAGAGATATGGCACAGTCTCATGCATCAAAGAAAAAGcgttatgatgatgatgaggatgctgaACTATTAAGGAAAGTGTCTGCTCGTTTGATTACAAAAGAAACATTGAGGGAAAAGCTGGCTCAACATGTTGAGCAG GTGGACTATGAGATGGCATTGGAGTATGCTACACAGAGTGGAGTGAGTGAAGAACCCAGAGAAGCTATGTATATACAGTCACTGGAAGCTGAAAATAAGTTCATTGACTTGCGTAGTCCCATCTTTGTTTTTAGACTCTTACAGTAG
- the LOC133876669 gene encoding pentatricopeptide repeat-containing protein CRP1 homolog, chloroplastic-like has product MAGRTLTSRTRAFLRASNPTPSLPLTFRKRISTFHASPPFPSVSLLPASARSISSSFPSRGHSGAVLPITFHSIYRQGRLFSAQVTAELSIQTRLSNPKAITEISTEDPKDLLQIFCNVRTKEGIRSNALKMLDALSKDGLTHEASEISAQIKDNGPMPGVVAHTAVIEAYVNASQPKEALRVYMRMLAAGIAPNAYTYTVLIKGLATDAKHTGDAKKYVMEMLGKGMKPNAATYTAVFEALSKEKQLNEAREFLEQMKSEGFLPDEKAVREVLNNKLGRSSIWKPAFVDAFLLKNKKKKDLLMNRKVWSRRSSILPEFVGCSFRIYNGKNHIRCKITEEKVGHKFGEFALTRKRRVRTATTVQGKKKGKK; this is encoded by the coding sequence ATGGCGGGCAGAACATTAACATCTCGGACTCGGGCCTTTTTGCGGGCGTCTAACCCtactccctctctccctctgaCCTTTCGTAAGCGTATCTCAACATTCCATGCCTCACCACCATTTCCATCGGTATCCTTATTGCCAGCATCAGCACGCAGCATAAGCTCTTCTTTTCCAAGCAGAGGGCATTCTGGAGCAGTGCTTCCGATAACATTCCATTCTATTTACAGACAAGGCAGATTATTTTCCGCGCAAGTAACCGCCGAGCTCAGCATACAAACCAGATTATCCAACCCAAAAGCAATCACCGAGATCAGTACCGAGGACCCAAAAGACTTGCTACAAATTTTCTGCAACGTGAGGACCAAAGAAGGCATCCGCAGCAATGCCCTCAAGATGCTCGACGCTTTGTCCAAAGATGGACTCACCCATGAGGCCTCGGAAATCTCCGCTCAGATCAAGGACAATGGTCCCATGCCTGGCGTGGTGGCACACACCGCCGTCATCGAGGCTTATGTCAATGCCAGCCAGCCCAAGGAGGCCCTCAGGGTGTATATGCGGATGCTTGCCGCAGGGATTGCCCCCAATGCCTACACTTACACGGTTCTTATTAAGGGGCTCGCTACGGATGCTAAACACACTGGGGACGCCAAGAAGTATGTGATGGAAATGTTGGGAAAAGGGATGAAACCCAATGCGGCGACCTACACGGCCGTGTTTGAGGCCTTGTCCAAGGAGAAGCAGCTGAACGAGGCCAGGGAATTTCTGGAGCAGATGAAGAGTGAGGGATTTTTGCCCGATGAGAAGGCTGTGAGAGAGGTCCTTAACAACAAGCTAGGACGATCATCTATATGGAAGCCCGCTTTTGTTGATGCATTTCtgttgaaaaataagaagaagaaagatctTCTTATGAACAGGAAAGTTTGGTCCCGTAGATCTTCTATTTTGCCGGAATTCGTTGGTTGCTCCTTCCGAATTTACAATGGAAAAAATCATATTCGTTGTAAGATCACTGAAGAAAAGGTTGGTCATAAATTTGGAGAGTTTGCTTTGACACGGAAACGAAGAGTGAGAACAGCTACTACTGTACAGGGGaaaaagaaggggaaaaagTAA